The window GGGAAAGCCGCTGGCCGCTCGCGGGGGTCCGCATTGAGCCGCCCGTGCCGGGGGTGCGCCGGGTGCTGAAGTTCCCCGACGGCTCGCGGTTCGAGACGGGGGACGACGCCGGGGTGACCCGGCTGGAGGCCCGGACGGGCCGCAACCGGGCGCTGGGGGGCGTTCGCCGCCTGGAGGCCCGCTGGTGGACCGCGCTGGGGGCCCTCGCCCTGACGCTGGCGTTCGCCTGGGCCTTTGTGGTGTTCGGAATTCCCGCCCTGGCCCGGACGGCGGCCACCGCCACGCCGCGCCCCGTGCTGGCGACCTTCGACCGGGAGACGATCCAGTTTCTGGAGGGGCAGGGCTACCTCGCCCCGAGTCGGCTGAGCGCGGCGCGGCAGCGGCAGCTCCAGGCGGAGTTCCGCCGGGTCACGGCCTGGGCGGGCGGCAGCTACCCCTACCGCCTGCTGCTGCGCGACGGCGAGCCGGGGGACGCGCCCTTCCAGATCGGCGCGAACGCCTTCGCCCTGCCGAACGGGACGGTCGTGATGACCGACCAGCTCGTGGCCCTGTCGCGCAGTGACCGCGAACTCCTCGGGGTACTCGCGCACGAGACGGGGCACGTGACCGGGCGGCACGGCCTGGCCGGGGTGTATCAGGGCCTGGGGCTGACGCTGCTCTCGGTCGCGGTGACGGGCGACCTGATCAGCGCGGGCACCTTTGCCGCCGCCGTGCCCGCCGCGCTGCTCCGCAACGGTTACTCGCGCGCCGCCGAGACGCAGGCGGACGAGACGGCGGGGCGGTACCTGATGCGCGCGTACGGCACGACCAAACCCCTGCGCGACATCCTCGCCCGATTGGAGGAAGATGACCGCGAGGCTGACGAGAATAGCGTCCACGAGAGCAGCCGCACCGAGGACCTGCTCCAGACGCACCCGGGGACGGCCGGGCGCATCCGCCACCTGCGCGAGATCGAGGCGCGGGGGCGGTGACCTGCAACCCCCCGGGGCTGTCGCCGTGAGCGGAGCGAAGGACCTGGTGCGGGGCAGGTGGGAGACTTCGCCGCGCTCAGCAGGACGCCCCGCCCCTGTCCTATACCCGCCCACCCCGGCTGCTCCCCCGCGTGACCCCCCCGGCGATGAGGTGGGCGGCGCGCAGCGGCTCGGGAATGCGGCCCGTGACGGTCAGGCCCGCGAGGGCCACCTCCGCCTGCGGGAACGTCAGGCCCACCCGCTGGACCATCACCCCCCGGCAGGGTTCCATCGGGCCGAGCGCCTCGATCAGCCGCCACTTGCGCGCCCCACCCGGAACGCGGGTCAGGAGCGCCCGGCGGATGCGGTCCAGGTCAGGGGCGCGGCGGGCCACGATCAGGACGGGCAGCCCGGTTGCCCGGCCCAGGGCGTGAGCGTCCACCACGTTGAAGCCCGCCAGCGCCACCCCCTGGAGGAGGATCAGGTGCAGGTGTTCTGCCGCCCCGCTCGTCCCCACCAGCCGGGTAAGTTCGTCGGTGCTGTTGCGCCCGTCGCGCCGCACCCGCCCGCTCACGACCGCGTGGAGGGTGTGCCGCGCGAAGACGGTGCCGAACACGGGCACGTCACCCCGGTGTCCCCGGGCAAAGGGAGCGTCGTCAAAACCGATGGCGTGGGAGAACATGCCGGTGGGTATCAGGGGCCCAGGGTCAGCGAGTTGGGCTGGGTGGAGAACAGGTCCGCGTCTTTCGTGAAGGTGCAGACCAGGGGCGCTCGCCTCAAACCGTTCGGCGCATGGGCCAGACTCACAAAGCCCCCCAGGGTCCATGCGCCCTCCCGGTATCTCGCGGGCTGGGTGTACACGAGTTGCTTTACCTCCGCCCGGCGAACGGCCAGGAAAGCCAGGGAACGGCAATGTTCCCGCGCCGCCCCGGTGTCCACCCGTCCAGTTCCGTTCTGGCGGTGGCAGAAGGAGTCAGGGCGGGGAGGAGCAGCCCCCGGACAAGCCGCCGCCTCATCCCGCCTCCAGTGCCCCCTCGATGTCCGAGAGCAGGTCGCCGATGTCCTCGATGCCGATACTCAGGCGCAGCAGGTTGGGGGTGATTCCCAGGCGGCGGCGCTCGGCCTCCGGCAGGGCGCGGTGCGAGGTGCCCCAGGGCCAGGAGAGGGTGCTCACCACGTCGGCGAGGCTGGGGGCGAGGGGAATCTTCCCGGCGAGCGCGCGGACGAAGGCGGGGGCGTCCCCGATGTCGGCGCTGAGCATCCCGCCGAAGCCGTTCGGGAAGAGGTCCTGTGCGAGGTCGAACTGGGGGTGGCCCGTGAGGCCGGGGTGGTACACCGCCCGCACCCGGGGATGGTTGGCGAGCACGTCCGCGACGGCCTGCGCGTTGCCGGAGTGGGCGCGCATCCGCAGCCCCAGCGTCTTGAGGCCCTGAAGGGTCATCCACGCATCGAAGGCGCTCATGGTGCCCCCCAGCCGCAACAGCCGGGTGCGCGCGGCGGCGATCAGGTCCGCCCGCCCGCAGACCACGCCCCCGAACGCCGTGGAGTGCCCGCTGAGGTACTTGCTCACCGAGTGGGTCACGAGGTCGGCGCCGTGCCGGGCGGGGCGGAACACGGCGGGGCTGGCAAAGGTGTTGTCCACGCTCAGCACGGCCTCGCGCGCGTGGGCCAGTTCGGCCAGCCGGGGCACGTCCGGCACCGTCAGCAGCGGGTTGGTCAGGCTCTCGACGTGCAGCATCCGCGTCTCGGGGCGGAAGGCGGCCTCGACCTCGGGCAGGTCGCAGGCGTCCACGAAGGTGACCGTAATGCCCAGGCGCGGGAACTCCTCGGCGAGCAGGGCGTAGGTCACGCCGTAGACGCGGGCGTCGGCGACGACGTGGTCCCCCGCCCGAAGCACGCCCAGCAAGGCGGCGCTGATCGCCGCCATCCCACTCCCGGCGACCAGGGCGGCCTCGGTGCCCTCCAGCGAGGCGAGGGCGCGTTCCAGCGTCGCCGCGTTCGGCGTGCCGTTGCGGTAGTAGAAGCTCGACGGCTCCTCCCCGCTCATGGCCCGTTCCAGCGCGTCAAGGTCGGGAAAGGCGTACACGGTAGACTGGTAGATCGGCTCGACGAGGGGCACGGAGGCGCCAGGCCGCGCCTCCTCGCCCGCGCGGGCAGCGAGGGTGGTCAGGTCGTAGTCGGGGGTGCTCACCCGCCTAGGCTAACGCCCCGGCCCGCCCGTGAACGCGAATCGCCTGTGCTCCCCTGGGGGCTACCGCCCCACTCCGTTCGGCCCGACCGCCCAAAGCTTCTGATAAAAGAAAAGTTGTCACCCTGAGCGCGAGCGTTGGGTCTGTACACGGCCCCCGAGGAGGCTTCGCCGCGCCCAGCAGGACAGGGCTCTTTCGTCAAATGCTCTATTCCCCCCCCGCCCACAACCCCTGCCTCTTCAGCGCGGCGACGAGGTGCGGCTCGCGCTTTTCCATGCTGCCCCCCGGCGAGAAGTAGGCCCGCAGCAGCCGCACCCAGTCCCCCGGCTGGCCCCGACGCGCGGCGATGGGATTCATCACTTCGATGGCCTCCCGCAACTCCTCCTCCGTCCCGTCCCGGTAACGGTCCTCGTGGACGACGAGGGGGCGGGGGACGCGCGGGCGCAGGGGCGGCTGCTCAGCGGGAGTGCCAACTGTCAGGGCCGCGAAGGGCAGCACCCCGGCGGGGAGTTCCAGCAGGTCGAGAATGCCCTCCAGCCCGTTGAGCACGCCGCCGATCCAGCAGCCCTGGTACCCCAGCATCTCGGCGGCAGTCAGCAGGTTCTGCCCGGCCATCACCGCGTCGCCGATGCCGAAGTGGACGGCGATAGCGGGCCAGTGGCCGACCTCCTGCCCCGCGACCTCCAACACCCGGCCCACCCGCCGCACGTCGAGGCAGACCACGAATGCCTCGGAGGCCGTGGCGATGTGCGCGTTCGTGGTGAGTTCGGCCACGCGAGTCCTAACCTCGGGACTCACGAGGCGGATGAGCGAGTAGAGTTGCGCGGTCGCGTCCGTCGGGGCGCGCTGGGCGGCGTAGAGGATGGTGTCGAGGTGATCGGCGGGCAGTGGCAGCGGCGTCCCGTCCTCCCGGGTGACGTAGTGGCGGACGGTGCGGTGGGCGTCGTAAAAGGCCCGCACCTCCCCCGGCGTGCGGGTGGGGCGGGTGGGCGAGTCGGTGGTCATGCGGGGCAGGATACGCCAGCGCTCACCGGGCCACCTCCCGAATCTTGACTTTTCTACTCGGATTAACCAGGATTGGGTGTGCGTTCACTTTCTTCTCTCCTCCGCGCGGCCCTTCTGCTCGGTCTGGGGCAGGCGGCCCTGGCCTCGCCCATCACCCTGAAGCACGAGTTGGGCAAGGCCACCTTCACCGCCGCGCCCGGGCGCGTGATCGCCAACAGCGAGGAGGTGGCCGAACTCCTCACCGTGCTGGGGGTGCCCACCGTCGGGTATGCGTCGGGCCGGGTGGAGGGCCAGCTCGGGCAACCGATGAGGAACCTCTCCACCCTGGCGGCGCCCACCCTGAAGCGCGCGGTCTACATCGGCAGGTACGACCAGCCCTCGCTGGAACTCGTCGCGGCCCTGAAACCCGACCTGATCCTCATGCACGGTGGCGACGGCAGCGAGAAGCTCTACCCGACGATGCGGAAGTTCGCGCCCACCGTGGTCTACGACTACGACAAGACGCCCTGGCGAAAGGCGCTGGGGGACCTGGGGCGGCTGTTCGGCAAGTCGGCGCAGGCGAACGCCTACCTGAACACCTTCGATGCGCGCGTGCGGGCGTTGCGGGCGCAGATGGCGCCAGTCGCCGCCCGCGCGCCCCGCACCACGCTCCTGTACATGTACGAGCCCGGCAGCGTGATGGTGCTGGGCCGGGGCTTCAGCTTCTCCAGAACCCTGGCCCAACTCGGCCTGACCCTCACCACCCCGAAGGGCATTGACCCCAACGTGGCTTTCCAGACGCTGTCGCCGGAGACCCTGCTGACGCTCGACACGGACCGGGTGGTCGTGCTGCGCGTGAAAAAGGGCGGGCAACTGGTGGAGCGCAACGCCACCGACGACGTGCTGAGGCGGCTGGGCAAGCCGGTGTTCACGTACCCGCTCGATCCCCAGGAGGCGTCCAGCGGGCCGCTGACCGATCTCAAGCGGCTGGAGGGCGTGGCCAAGCTCGTGAGGCGCTGAGAGAGGCGAAGGTTCAGGAAGGGTGGCCTTCGCCCGGAACCGGGGGCGGCACGACCAGTGCGCTCAGGCCCACGCCGCCCAGCCCCGCCATCACCGCCACGCCCAGCCACAGCTCCAGGCTGAGGTTGCTCAGGCGCAGGGCCACCAGCAGGCCCAGGTACGGGACCCACACGGCCAGCGGGAGCAGGAAGGCGAAGGCCCGCAGTGCCCAGGGACGGGCCGGGGAAGGATTGAGGAGCAGGAGCAGGGCGTCCACGACCAGGCCCGCCGCCAGCATCAGGAGGGGCACGCGCCACTCACCCGGCACCAGCATCAACGTCATCAGGACCGTGTTCAGGCCGTACATCAGGGTGACGGCCCCGAAGGGCAGGCGGAAGCGCCGCAGCAGGAGCAGCACGGGCGCGGCCAGGATCAGGGCGGTGACGAGGATGCCCCCCAGCTCGCCGCGCGTCTGCACGTAGCCCAGGCCCTGCGGGGCATCCAGCAGGCCCCACAGGTACATGTGCATGAAGGACACGAAGCTCAGGAGCGCGGTGGCCGAGAGCACGGCGGGCCAGGCGACTCCGGCCGGGGCCGCGCGGGGCGTGGGCGTGCGCCAGGCACTCACGAGCGGCGCCGCCAGGATGCTCGCCGCACCCGCGAACAGCAGCAGGTGCGTGGGCGAGAGCAGCGCCTCGATGCCCACCTCGATGCCGAAGACCGTGTGCCAGGTCAGGTCGCCGATCCCGCCGATGCCGAAGATCGGCACGCCCAGCGCGGCGAGGTGGTAGCCCTCGGGGAAGGCCGCGAAGCCCCGCCGCCCGGTCCGCCAGCCCTGTATCCCCAGCCACAGAACCCACGCCGCCACCGCCAGAAATCCTGAGTAGAACAGCGCGTGCCAGGGCGTGAAGAACGTCTCCAGGCTCTCCCCGTAGCGGTTGTGCGCCCAGCCGTCCACGAAGATGCCCGTCGTGAGCCACCACCCCAGCGCCAGGGTGATGAGGTTCTGCCCGGGGGTGGCCCGGCGGATCGCGCCCGGGGCGGGCACGGAGGTGGGGACGGTCGTGGTCATAGCGCAGTGTAGGCACTCGGGGGAAAGCGGGGGGAAGAAGGCGGGTCACAGTTCCGAGCCCTCAGGAAGGAATCCGGCTCACCCTATCTCAGCCCGGGCCAGGGCCCCAACCCGTCATCAGGCGGGCCCACGGCACATCCAGCATCAACGTCTTGACCGCCAGCACCAGCACGGTTGTCACGAACAGCCGCCGAATCCACCGCTCATCGAGTCGGAGCGTCCAGCGGGCTCCCAGCGTGGCCCCGACGTACATGACGGCGCTGAGCAGGCCGCCCAGCGGCCAGTCCACGGCCCCGCGACTGGCGAAGATCACCGTGGCGACCAGGGAGGACGCCACATTGATGACCTTGGTGGTGGCGACGGCCTTCAGAAAGGGCAGGCGGAAGGCCGCGAGAAACGCGGCGGTCAGCAGGGTGACGTAACCGCCGCTGAAAAAGCCCCCGTACACCGCGAGCAGCAGGGTCAAGCCGTACCCCAGGGCCAGGCGCGGCGGACTGGGCGGTGAGGCGGCCGCCGTCGTGACCGTGTGGCGGGGCCTCAGCACCACCCCGGCGACGACCAGCATGGCCGCCGCGATGATCAGCGGTAACCAGCCGGAGGGTACGGCGAAGACCAGCAGCGCCCCCAGCAGCGAGCCGATCACGGTGAGGGCGATCAGGAGGGGCAGGCGCGGACGGTCGAGGGCGTCCCCCTGCCA is drawn from Deinococcus aerius and contains these coding sequences:
- a CDS encoding M48 family metallopeptidase, with protein sequence MTSPEPSPTLSLSGVAFDGRSSRDRAATLDVSGDVAVLRVEGGESRWPLAGVRIEPPVPGVRRVLKFPDGSRFETGDDAGVTRLEARTGRNRALGGVRRLEARWWTALGALALTLAFAWAFVVFGIPALARTAATATPRPVLATFDRETIQFLEGQGYLAPSRLSAARQRQLQAEFRRVTAWAGGSYPYRLLLRDGEPGDAPFQIGANAFALPNGTVVMTDQLVALSRSDRELLGVLAHETGHVTGRHGLAGVYQGLGLTLLSVAVTGDLISAGTFAAAVPAALLRNGYSRAAETQADETAGRYLMRAYGTTKPLRDILARLEEDDREADENSVHESSRTEDLLQTHPGTAGRIRHLREIEARGR
- a CDS encoding endonuclease dU, translated to MFSHAIGFDDAPFARGHRGDVPVFGTVFARHTLHAVVSGRVRRDGRNSTDELTRLVGTSGAAEHLHLILLQGVALAGFNVVDAHALGRATGLPVLIVARRAPDLDRIRRALLTRVPGGARKWRLIEALGPMEPCRGVMVQRVGLTFPQAEVALAGLTVTGRIPEPLRAAHLIAGGVTRGSSRGGRV
- a CDS encoding trans-sulfuration enzyme family protein; this translates as MSTPDYDLTTLAARAGEEARPGASVPLVEPIYQSTVYAFPDLDALERAMSGEEPSSFYYRNGTPNAATLERALASLEGTEAALVAGSGMAAISAALLGVLRAGDHVVADARVYGVTYALLAEEFPRLGITVTFVDACDLPEVEAAFRPETRMLHVESLTNPLLTVPDVPRLAELAHAREAVLSVDNTFASPAVFRPARHGADLVTHSVSKYLSGHSTAFGGVVCGRADLIAAARTRLLRLGGTMSAFDAWMTLQGLKTLGLRMRAHSGNAQAVADVLANHPRVRAVYHPGLTGHPQFDLAQDLFPNGFGGMLSADIGDAPAFVRALAGKIPLAPSLADVVSTLSWPWGTSHRALPEAERRRLGITPNLLRLSIGIEDIGDLLSDIEGALEAG
- a CDS encoding nitroreductase family protein, which gives rise to MTTDSPTRPTRTPGEVRAFYDAHRTVRHYVTREDGTPLPLPADHLDTILYAAQRAPTDATAQLYSLIRLVSPEVRTRVAELTTNAHIATASEAFVVCLDVRRVGRVLEVAGQEVGHWPAIAVHFGIGDAVMAGQNLLTAAEMLGYQGCWIGGVLNGLEGILDLLELPAGVLPFAALTVGTPAEQPPLRPRVPRPLVVHEDRYRDGTEEELREAIEVMNPIAARRGQPGDWVRLLRAYFSPGGSMEKREPHLVAALKRQGLWAGGE
- a CDS encoding ABC transporter substrate-binding protein → MRSLSSLLRAALLLGLGQAALASPITLKHELGKATFTAAPGRVIANSEEVAELLTVLGVPTVGYASGRVEGQLGQPMRNLSTLAAPTLKRAVYIGRYDQPSLELVAALKPDLILMHGGDGSEKLYPTMRKFAPTVVYDYDKTPWRKALGDLGRLFGKSAQANAYLNTFDARVRALRAQMAPVAARAPRTTLLYMYEPGSVMVLGRGFSFSRTLAQLGLTLTTPKGIDPNVAFQTLSPETLLTLDTDRVVVLRVKKGGQLVERNATDDVLRRLGKPVFTYPLDPQEASSGPLTDLKRLEGVAKLVRR
- a CDS encoding sulfite exporter TauE/SafE family protein; this translates as MPLLDLLVLCLIFFCTSVISVVTGATSLITVPTLLAFGLPTTTALGTNMLALTVMSVGASVPFWQGDALDRPRLPLLIALTVIGSLLGALLVFAVPSGWLPLIIAAAMLVVAGVVLRPRHTVTTAAASPPSPPRLALGYGLTLLLAVYGGFFSGGYVTLLTAAFLAAFRLPFLKAVATTKVINVASSLVATVIFASRGAVDWPLGGLLSAVMYVGATLGARWTLRLDERWIRRLFVTTVLVLAVKTLMLDVPWARLMTGWGPGPG